From the Lolium rigidum isolate FL_2022 chromosome 2, APGP_CSIRO_Lrig_0.1, whole genome shotgun sequence genome, one window contains:
- the LOC124687900 gene encoding uncharacterized protein LOC124687900, producing MRVASRVVVLVRDVAGYGAALADALRPSPGLTRDSSPFELPLAKYGLSDEKASGELVSFSDSTGAPQVSLFVLPDYRPPVAACAMNEILALISSEVPSVQPVLIVPFITRPSSYYHGMVNSTKTGQLTTLHASQIGVSNEFTHLLVDGTTKPPPSMQIRSEPILCLLEMVRVLKIPTVLLVTSGGQRQSKSSSDSDLEVLQCVGDHLARHINLEFSNETVIEMGVEKSQSIQEPWRELYM from the exons ATGCGGGTAGCCTCCAGGGTCGTCGTCCTCGTGCGAGACGTGGCGGGCTACGGCGCCGCCCTCGCCGACGCCCTCCGCCCGTCGCCGGGGCTCACCAG GGATTCCTCGCCCTTCGAGCTCCCCCTCGCCAAGTACGGCCTGAGCGACGAGAAGGCCTCCGGCGAGCTCGTAAGCTTCTCCGACTCCACTGGCGCTCCTCAG GTGTCCTTGTTTGTTCTGCCAGACTATAGGCCTCCTGTTGCTGCATGTGCTATGAACGAGATTTTAGCATTGATTTCTTCTGAAGTTCCCTCCGTCCAGCCAGTTCTAATTGTTCCATTCATCACAAGGCCATCAAGCTACTACCATGGAATGGTCAATTCAACAAAAACTGGACAGTTAACGACACTTCATGCTTCTCAAATAGGGGTATCAAATGAGTTTACTCACTTGTTGGTTGACGGAACTACTAAACCTCCTCCATCAATGCAAATACGTAGTGAGCCAATACTGTGTTTGCTGGAAATGGTGCGTGTGTTGAAGATACCCACAGTTCTTCTTGTCACATCAGGTGGGCAGCGCCAAAGCAAAAGCTCTTCAGACTCTGACCTTGAG GTGCTGCAATGCGTGGGTGATCACTTGGCCAGGCACATTAACTTGGAGTTCTCCAACGAAACTGTCATTGAGATGGGGGTTGAGAAATCACAAAGCATTCAAGAACCATGGCGGGAACTGTATATGTGA